AATACGGAGATCATCAAGCATCCGgatcatattacacacactctgGCCAATCAGGCCTTTACTCCGCCTTCTCCTACATGAGCTCCGCCCAGAGGCCTATTTACACTGCTATCACTGACCCTGCCCCTGGGAATAGCCCCACCCACTGGGAACAGCCTGTTTATACCACCCTGACCCGgccgtaacacacacacatgcacacacacacacacacagaatgagacaTTATGATGACAaagtttatgatgatgatgatgacgatgagtAACAGTAATGCTTttgtctcagacacacagatcacaaCTGTAATGGGAAAAAAGTTTCATAGCCCactagcaacacacacacacacacacacacacacacacacacacacacacacacacatacacacacagtagtaacaaacgtgatgatgatgatgatgatgaatatttGTCTAACTATGAATATGGCTAATCACACACAGGCAGCCAAGGATAAAACCtagtccaaacacacacacacacacacacacacacacacacacacacacacacacacacacacacacagaggacttTTTCAGCACTCATATGGAATGGAAATTGAGTGTCAGTGTTTCTGAAGAACATTTTTACCtgcacatttaaacattaaacttttaaacatgttattatcattattattattattattattattattattattattattattattatgaactaatcattttttcttattaaccAAAACGAGGCCAtttcctttgttgttgttgttctaatCCCTGATGTGGATGTTTTGTTGTCATGGTGACGGCTGTGCCATGTGTTGGTGATGAACTGAGTGTAAatatgttaatgtcagtgtgaggagtgtCGTGTTCATGtcatacaacactgtaacacatttaaacaccagCCTCCAGTGCCTTCAgccttcacaacacacacacacacacacacacacacacacacacacacacacacacacacacacacacacacacacacatttagatgtgtgtgagagatttttaaaaatatataacgtTTCATAAAGGATAGAAACACAGCCGTCAGAATTCCTGAGGGGTGGAGCTTGTACACTATGGGCGGAGCTTGTATCATGTGGGCGGggcatccacacacactgatgatttatttcatgaacacattgttaatattttcactctcttcttttacatttttctatttttaacttTAGTGTTGATTGGTGGATATTCTGTAGgcttatatataaactatacagTTAGAGAATCTACACCCAGTAGGtggagtttatttatattattgtttttattccttctttttaagttacttttttgtgttaaatgttttctgatttttgttaatgtgtttcattAGAAACTAACGACACATACTAAATAAAACTCGGTCCAATTTTCTATAAAACTGctgtctttatgtctctctctctctcacacacacacacacacacacacacacacacacacacacacacacacacacacacacacacacacaaacttcagaATAGTGTGATGACGTCTGGTTATTTTTTTGATGTAACAGTCAGATTGTGTGAGAGACGTCGCAGTGTTACACCACCACAGCCTCATGCACTTAATACACACATTCCAGCAGACaagcttctgtgtgtgtgtgtgtgtgtgtgtgtgtgtgtgtgtgtgtgtgtgtgtgtgtgtggagctaaGCCCGATTTCTAATTCCCTTCATTTAATCAGCTGTGATACTTTACACTAAACAAAGAGAACCATTCAGCATtcagagggagggggggggggagacagattgagagagagagacggaggcAGAAACCGAAAGacagaaggagacagagagagagagaccgagagagagagaccgagagagagacagagacacagagagagagggagagagacagagacacagagagagagggagagagagagacagagagagagacagagacacagagagacagagagacagacagggagagagagagagagagagagagagagagagagagacagactacAGCTTTATAAAGGTCCAGGAGCAGGAGACAGAAGGTAATGAACATTATTAGTTTCTTCACTTCataatatttctctctctatacacAGAACGTCTCCATCTACATGAGAAGATGTAGGTCACCACATCAGAGCTCAGAACATCTAAAATgtcactaaataaatatttgactgtGAGGACAAACCCAGACCTTCAGACTGACTGTGACATGGCAGCTGTGGTTATAAGGAcattgtggttgtgtatcagaACACTGAAGGGTTCCACACAGACTGAAGGGTTAAACAGACTGAAGGGTTCCATACAGACTGAAGGGTTCCATACAGACTGAAGGGTTCCATACAGACTGAAGGGTTCCACACAGACTGAAGGGTTCCACACAGACTGAAGGGTTAAACAGACTGAAGGGTTCCATACAGACTGAAGGGTTCCACACAGACTGAAGGGTTCCATACAGACTGAAGGGTTCCATACAGACTGAAGGGTTCCATACAGACTGAAGGGTTCCACACAGACTGAAGGGTTCCACACAGACTGAAGGGTTAAACAGACTGAAGGGTTCCATACAGACTGAAGGGTTCCACACAGACTGAAGGGTTccacacagactaacacaatAAGGGAGAGGGTGTGAGCTTCATGCCCACAGTCACATCTACAACCTCATCCACAATAACGTGGTCCAGAACAAACAGATCTACAGTCGTTATTAATCCACATCAAACACTGGATCAGACACAAAACCCCACAGTCAGATTTAAATCAGACACAAAACCCCCCAGTCAGATTTAAATCAGACACAAAACCCCACAGTCAGATTTAAATCAGACACAAAACCCCACAGTCAGATTTAAATCAGACACAAAACCCCACAGTCAGATTTAAATCAGACACAAAACCCCACAGTCAGATTTAAATCAGACACAAAACGCCACAGTCAGATTTAAATCAGACACAAACCCCACAGTCAGATTTAAATCAGACACAAAACGCCACAGTCAGATTTAAATCAGACACAAAACGCCACAGTCAGATTTAAATCAGACACAAAACCCCACAGATTTAAATCAGACACAAAACGCCACAGATTTAAATCAGACACAAAACCCCACAGATTTAAATCAGACACAAAACCCCACAGTCAGATTTAAATCAGAcacaacacacttaacactgattACTGATAATTATACAgagtcattaacactaacacgcCTGAATGTGTGTAAAAGTCAGCTCTATAATCTGGAGCTTTATGTTTACACTCAGTCTGGAGTCAGAACTCAGAGCTTTAGTAAAAACATCAGAGGAATAAAAGATAACGAGtggaaatattttatacaaaaagatttattgttaataaaacaaactaaaagtCACCAAATAACGAAAATGAGACTCCCTCTAGTGGAGAGAGTTagtcactgcacacacactcactcagaccattgtacaggagtgtgtgtgtgtgtgtgtgtgtgtgtgtgtgagtgtatgtgtgtgagtgtatgtgtgagagtgtgtgtgagagtgtgtgtgagagtttgtgtgagtgagtgagtgtgtgtgtgtgtgtgtgtgtgtgtgttagtcagtgATGATGAGCTCGTCACAGCCCCAGTCCTCATAGCTCCCATCAGGCAGATACCTCCGGATGATGATGGGGATTTTTCTGCCTCTGtaaatcacacaacacacatttacacacttacacacaacacacactacacacatttacacacaacacacatttacacacttacacacatttacacacttacacacatttacacacaacacacatttacacactacacacatttacacacttacacacatttacacacaacacacatttacacacttacacacaacacacacttacacacaacacacacttacacactacacacacttacacactacacacatttacacactacacacatttacacactacacacatttacacacttacacacaacacacatttacacactacacacatttacacacttacacacacttacacatttacaaacacacatcaacacacttacacacaacacacacaacacaagaagATTCAGCACTGACAGGACAGTCATTTGTAGAGACACTGTGTTTGTCCACAGATACACAgcacataaatacagaaatattacaTAACACCAGTATATAAGGTTTGTGAGTAACCACAGtacagatggtgtgtgtgtgtgtgtgtgtgtgtgtgttggtgcccTCTGGTGGAGAGTGTTGGAGTTGTGgtgcagtgtgaacagcagaGAAAAACAACGAGGATCAGAATAtctattttatacacacacacacacacacacacacacacacacacacacacacacacaacattacagaAATTATACTGTGtctcacgctgtgtgtgtgtgtgtgtgtgtgtgtgtcccctacTTGAGCTCCTTCATGGCGATCTGCAGAGGGTCCGTCTCTCCCTCCAACTCCACCATCACTGGTGCACACATCCTGTgtggacaggaaatgatgtcactcAACTCTCACTGGTTTAAtattataacagtaacacagagAGGTGGTGTGTGTCGAGTGAGAGAATACACACTCActggtcactttattaggaacacctgtaaaTATCCGTGCAGTTACTCCATCTGCCCTTAATCCAGTATTTAAATCATccggttactgatcagaaggatgtgagttcaaatcccattaAAGTCTAAAGTGAGACCTTTAACCATCAAATACTAAATCAGTTGAAACTCACcgacattttatctcatttatacacctgagcaagtGAGGGTTCAGGGcccagtggcagtttggtgtagttgggattcgaactcacaaccttctgattggtaaaTCAACACCTCAACCCCATGGCTACCACATCAACAaaggtaaacataaataatcacAGGAGTGAGCAGGTGCACTGGGGTTcctattaaagtgtgtgtgtgtgtgtgtgtgtgtgtgtgtgtgtgtgtgtgtgtgtgtttacgcaATCTGTAGTGCTCTGGTCCCCAGCACTCTGGCTCTCTCATATTTGGTCATGTACGGTGTAGTGATCCGCTTCTGATTGGCCTGCTGTCCTTCTCCTGCTGGGAGAATCTGTACGTTCTCCTGatcctcctacacacacacacacacacacacacacacacacacacacacacacacacacacacagagacacacacactgaactgcaGGTTGTCAGTAATAATAACTAAACTGATGGACTGAGAATAAACCTTACATCCTCCACGTTTTCCAGGTCGTCTAAACCTTCATCCTCCTCCACATCATCAAAATCTCCATCATCAAAACTGTgaataacaaaacacacacacacacacacacacacacacacacacagtgatattaatattaaataatcacCATGTGTAATGATTCGTACCCGTTacattataatgttttaataaaccaAAGAAAAGCCTTAGATCGTAACGACGGCCTGCAGACACATCATTAAGGTCTCCACAGGATTTCTGTTTACATTAGTAACTGGGTTCAGGTCAGGGATCTGACTTGGCCACACCAGgacatgtatgtttgtgtcccTGAACCACTGCCTCGAGTCCAGCTCACTGCCAGGTTGGTCTTGTGTGGTGACGTGTGGACCACTGACAGAGCAGCATCCAAAGAGCTTCAGTTTAGTCTCATCTGACCTGAGGTTCAGTTCTCTATGTAGGTAAGGGGGGGCGTCTCTGGGTAAGGGGGGGCGTCTCTGGGTAAGGGGGGGCGTGATACAGGAGTTGTTGTTGTCTCTAGAGGACATTTTGTGCTTCTGTATAAGATCATGACTGAGTTCTTTCCTCTTGGCcgtggtgacagtgagtgacagtgagtgacagtgaccgtggtgacagtgagtgacagtgagtgacagtgaccgtggtgacagtgagtgaccgtggtgacagtgagtgaccgtggtgacagtgagtgacagttaccgtggtgacagtgagtgacagttaccgtggtgacagtgagtgacagttaccgtggtgacagtgagtgaccgtggtgacagtgagtgaccgtggtgacagtgagtgaccgtggtgacagtgagtgacagttaccgtggtgacagtgagtgacagttaccgtggtgacagtgagtgacagttaccgtggtgacagtgagtgacagttaccgtggtgacagtgagtgaccgtggtgacagtgagtgaccgtggtgacagtgagtgaccgtggtgacagtgagtgaccgtggtgacagtgagtgacagtgaccgtggtgacagtgagtgaccgtggtgacagtgagtgacagttaccgtggtgacagtgagtgaccgtggtgacagtgagtgaccgtggtgacagtggtgacagtgagtgacagtgaccgtggtgacagtgagtgacagtgaccgtggtgacagtgagtgaccgtggtgacagtgagtgacagtgaccgtggtgacagtgaccgtggtgacagtgaccgtggtgacagtgaccgtggtgacagtgaccgtggtgacagtgagtgaccgtggtgacagtgagtgattagagaataaaacataattaattcTGAACAGAGAATCTACTGGAACACAAATGTAGTTAACACACATGTGGGTTTGTGTACAATTactaatacagtatattacatatGGAAGTTTCTCTAAAGTACGTTTTATATaaactgtttgtgttgtgttgtgttgtctaaAGGGTgtaaacactatatacacacacacacacatctatacacacacacatctatacacaataaacactatatatacacacacacatctatacacacacacatctatacacaataaacactatatatacacacacacagacatctatacacaataaacactatatacacacacacacagacatctatacacacatacacatctatacacaataaacactatatatacacacacacagacatctatacacacatacacatctatacacaataaacactatatatacacacacacagacatctatacacacacacatctatacacaataaacacaatatatacacacacacatctatacacaataaacacaatatatacacacacacatctatacacaataaacactatatatacacacacacacatctatacacacatacacatctatacacaataaacacaatatatacacacacacatctatacacaataaacactacacacagacatctatacacaataaacactatatatacacacacacacatctatacacacatacacatctatacacaataaacacaatatatacacacacacatctatacacaataaacacaatatatacacacacacatctatacacaataaacactatatatacacacacagacatctatacacacatacacatctatacacaataaacactatatatacacacacacatctatacacaataaacactatatatacacacacacacatctatacacaataaacactatatatacacacacacacacatctatacacaataaacactatatacacacacacacacatctatacacaataaacacaatatatacacacacacatctatacacaataaacactatatacacacacacagacatctatacacacatacacatctatacacaataaacactatatatacacacacacacagacatctatacacatctatacacaataaacacaatatacacacacacacacacacacatctatacacaataaacactatatacacacacagacatctatacacacatacacatctatacacaataaacacaatatatacacacacacacacacacacatctatacacaataaacactatatacacacacagacatctatacacacatacacaataaacactatatatacacacacacacatctatacacaataaacactatatatacacacacacacatctatacacaataaacactatatacacacacagacatctatacacacacacacatctatacacaataaacactatatacacacacagacatctatacacacatacacatctatacacaataaacactatatatacacacacacatctatacacaataaacactatatatacacacacacatctatacacacacacacatctatacacaataaacactatatatacacacacagacatctatacacatctatacacatctatacacaataaacactatatatacacacatacacatctatacacaataaacactatatatacacacacacatctatacacaataaacactatatatacacacacacatctatacacaataaacacaatatatacacacacagacatctatacacatctatacacaataaacactatatatacacacacacacatctatacacaataaacactacacacagacatctatacacacatacacatctatacacaataaacactatatatacacacacacacatctatacacaataaacactacacacagacatctatacacacatacacatctatacacaataaacactatatatacacacacacacatctatacacaataaacactacacacagacatctatacacacatacacatctatacacaataaacactatatatacacacagacacatctatacac
The Tachysurus fulvidraco isolate hzauxx_2018 chromosome 7, HZAU_PFXX_2.0, whole genome shotgun sequence DNA segment above includes these coding regions:
- the LOC125145080 gene encoding DNA-directed RNA polymerases I, II, and III subunit RPABC2 is translated as MSDNEDNFDDGDFDDVEEDEGLDDLENVEDEDQENVQILPAGEGQQANQKRITTPYMTKYERARVLGTRALQIAMCAPVMVELEGETDPLQIAMKELKGRKIPIIIRRYLPDGSYEDWGCDELIITD